Proteins co-encoded in one Spirosoma endbachense genomic window:
- a CDS encoding AraC family transcriptional regulator has product MKQPLRKDLEPVATSFIVKELIEPHFDPNWHFHPHYQLFLVEEGTGTRFIGDSIKPFGPGDLVFLGPNLPHLWRSDQAYFNKQSGLTTRGIVVYFSEDFLGNDFFGKQEMMLLRQLLNHARQGLEWNGPTRARAEAALKNMTKQPMGFDRVISLLTLLNDLSHASDYRYLTSPGYTNTVKPTETDRMQLVHDYVLGHFPDDLSLETIADLAGMTPPAFCRYFKARANKTFSEFVSEVRIGHACKLLINGKLSVTQISFESGFRTLSNFNRQFKDITGQTPSGYVKTYRQL; this is encoded by the coding sequence ATGAAACAACCCCTCCGCAAAGACCTTGAGCCAGTTGCGACTTCATTCATTGTAAAGGAATTGATCGAACCTCATTTTGATCCGAACTGGCACTTCCATCCGCATTATCAGCTCTTTCTGGTAGAAGAAGGAACGGGCACCCGATTTATTGGCGATTCGATAAAACCATTTGGTCCTGGTGATCTGGTATTTCTTGGGCCAAATTTGCCACACCTCTGGCGTAGTGACCAGGCTTACTTTAACAAACAGTCGGGTTTAACCACCCGAGGTATAGTTGTTTATTTTTCTGAAGATTTTCTAGGCAATGATTTTTTCGGAAAGCAGGAAATGATGTTGTTGCGTCAGTTGCTGAACCATGCCCGGCAGGGACTTGAATGGAATGGTCCGACCCGTGCCCGAGCCGAAGCTGCGTTAAAAAACATGACAAAACAGCCAATGGGTTTCGATCGGGTCATTAGCCTGCTGACACTTCTGAACGACCTTTCTCACGCGTCAGATTATCGATACCTTACCAGTCCTGGCTACACAAATACGGTTAAACCGACCGAAACCGACCGTATGCAACTGGTCCATGATTATGTACTTGGCCATTTCCCAGATGACCTTAGTCTGGAAACGATTGCTGATCTGGCGGGTATGACCCCCCCGGCATTCTGTCGCTACTTCAAGGCGCGTGCCAATAAAACATTTTCGGAGTTTGTCTCCGAAGTCCGTATCGGTCATGCCTGTAAATTGCTTATCAACGGTAAATTGAGTGTAACACAGATCAGCTTTGAAAGTGGTTTTCGAACGCTATCGAACTTTAACCGACAATTTAAAGACATTACCGGACAGACGCCATCAGGTTATGTGAAGACGTATCGGCAATTGTAA
- a CDS encoding sugar phosphate isomerase/epimerase family protein yields the protein MNKLGMNMFVWTMSMDEDLSGTLLFLKTSGFDFVEIPINDTETGKWKRIGQQLAELGLEVQACTLCGPEYSLISGDESVRRAGVDYLKKIIDCASLAGATILMGPFYAGFKTFTGKPATIDEWNWSVEGIREAAEYAQDKGVLLAIEYLNRFETYLLTCADELVRYVEAVNHPNCQAAFDTFHANMEEKNIADALRKVAPYLVHVQISENDRSTPGQGHINFDEVFNVLREVDYNGPIAIEAFGPNPPELAAATHIFRPMFESPEQLAVDGLTFIKTKTEQVNERKSEAFAS from the coding sequence ATGAATAAGCTAGGAATGAATATGTTCGTCTGGACGATGTCGATGGACGAAGACCTTTCAGGCACGCTATTGTTCCTAAAAACGAGCGGCTTTGATTTCGTTGAAATACCGATCAATGATACCGAAACGGGCAAATGGAAGCGCATCGGTCAGCAACTGGCCGAATTGGGACTGGAGGTTCAGGCATGTACACTTTGCGGGCCTGAGTATAGTCTGATCAGTGGCGATGAATCCGTACGTCGGGCTGGTGTTGACTACCTTAAGAAGATTATTGACTGTGCTTCTCTGGCCGGTGCGACGATTCTGATGGGCCCATTCTATGCTGGTTTCAAAACCTTTACGGGCAAACCCGCTACCATTGACGAATGGAACTGGTCGGTAGAAGGTATACGCGAAGCCGCTGAGTATGCACAGGACAAGGGTGTTTTACTGGCTATTGAGTATTTGAATCGGTTCGAAACCTACCTGCTTACCTGTGCTGACGAACTCGTTCGCTACGTAGAAGCGGTTAATCATCCGAATTGCCAGGCTGCTTTTGATACCTTTCATGCTAATATGGAAGAAAAGAACATTGCCGATGCCTTACGGAAAGTAGCGCCCTATCTGGTTCATGTACAGATTTCGGAGAATGATCGCTCAACACCCGGTCAGGGTCATATTAACTTTGATGAGGTGTTTAATGTCCTGCGGGAAGTCGACTACAACGGCCCGATTGCCATTGAAGCCTTCGGACCAAATCCACCAGAGCTGGCAGCGGCCACCCATATTTTCCGTCCCATGTTTGAATCGCCCGAGCAATTGGCGGTAGATGGATTAACCTTTATAAAAACAAAGACTGAACAGGTAAATGAGCGAAAGAGCGAAGCATTCGCGTCTTAA